In bacterium, the genomic stretch GACACCCTGCGCAGGGAACACAAGGAATTGGAGGGCCATGCCGAGGAACGGACGCAGGATCTGGCACGGGTGGTGGCCGAACTGAGCAATGGTATTGCTATGCTCTTGGACGTAGCTCGTGATGTCATGACCGTCAGCAACCAGATGAGTACGGGGGCCGCCGAGACGGCCACGTCTGTGGCACAGACCGCCACCACTTTTGAAGAGGTCCGCCAGACCGTGCGAATGACCACCCATGATGCGGGACAGGTTGCCTCGAGTGCCTTGCAGGCGGCCCAGTTTTCCCAGGAGGGGAGGAAATCCACTGAGGAGGCGATTGCCACCATGCAGCGCATACGGGACGAAATGGATGCCATTGCCGATAGTATGATGCGGCTGAATGACCAGACTCAGTCCATTGGTCAGATTATCGACGCCGTGAATGCCCTCGCTGCGCAATCCAACCTCCTGGCTGTCAATGCCGCCATCGAGGCGTCGAAGGCAGGGGAACGAGGCAAGGGATTTTCTATTGTTGCTCAGGAGGTGAGGAACCTGGCGGATCAGTCCCGGCGGGCGACGCACCAGATCGGGATGATTCTGAATGACATCCAGAAGGCAACCCACCTGTCAGTCACGGCGATCGAGAACGGTCGTAAGGCGGTGGAAAGGGGTGTGTCTCAATCTGTGCAGACCGGCCATTCCATTGAGACGCTTGCCGCCAGCGTGAACTCCGCGGCGGAGGCGGCATCCCATATCGCGAATGCCAATCAGCAGCAGCTCTATGGGGTGGATCAGGTATCGGTTTCCATGACGAACATCAGGGAGGCGACGACCAACAGCCTTTCCTGTTCCCGGCAGATGGAAGTCGCCGCACAGCATTTGAAGGAACTGGGACAGAAACTTGAGCAAGTGGTTGTCCAATACAAGGTCCCGTAAAAATGAACAGGCAGGAGGAAGAACT encodes the following:
- a CDS encoding methyl-accepting chemotaxis protein, which codes for MDSDQLGAGKYTTFVRVSGGVVLAWAFFVWIGWRFDYPGLTSVLPGCKAMSPLSAVAFFFAGSGLFLWNVACPARKRVHQVAIGLGAAVVLIGLFRLLEIVFDKEWGFNALFPLQVTHMAPPTAVAFILLGFALCSMGVGTWRGISLVECFVLVPILIALLVLVGYGYRIQPLYSVSSAVPVSFPSALLIMILSAGILYSCPDRGLMGLVTLKTAAGRMVRHLMTGSMVLLFTLGWLRLEGERSGLYSSDIGFALFMMSNIVLLGMLIFRNASQLRRAEILHEVEDDTLRREHKELEGHAEERTQDLARVVAELSNGIAMLLDVARDVMTVSNQMSTGAAETATSVAQTATTFEEVRQTVRMTTHDAGQVASSALQAAQFSQEGRKSTEEAIATMQRIRDEMDAIADSMMRLNDQTQSIGQIIDAVNALAAQSNLLAVNAAIEASKAGERGKGFSIVAQEVRNLADQSRRATHQIGMILNDIQKATHLSVTAIENGRKAVERGVSQSVQTGHSIETLAASVNSAAEAASHIANANQQQLYGVDQVSVSMTNIREATTNSLSCSRQMEVAAQHLKELGQKLEQVVVQYKVP